The following are from one region of the Veillonella nakazawae genome:
- a CDS encoding glutamine--tRNA ligase/YqeY domain fusion protein, whose translation MEHKDIEKTVAPEEVVSVNFIEAIINKDNETGKYGGRVLTRFPPEPNGYLHIGHAKSICLNFGIGKQYNGLTNLRFDDTNPAKEDVEYVNSIMEDVKWLGFDWADEPRYASDYFGQMYEYAKKLITLGKAYVDDQTADEIKQTRGDFSTPGVNSPYRDRSVEENLKLFEEMKDGQYADGEKVLRAKIDMGHPNIVMRDPVLYRIVNAEHHNTGNEWKIYPMYDFAHPIEDAIERVTHSICTLEFEVHRPLYDWVLEDWDDTEIPQQIEFARLNVTKMVMSKRKLRALVEAGLVTGWDDPRMPTISGLRRRGYTPEAIRDFCDRIGVAKADSVVDIALLEFCIREDLKLKATRPMVVIDPVKVVITNYPEGQTELCTVENNPENEELGNREVVFGREIYIERNDFMEEPVKKFFRLAPGKEVRLKGAYFITCTDVIKDENGNITEIHCTYDPETKSGSGCTRKVKGTLHWVEASTAVDIESRLYDYLLKEDSDGKDFLGDFNHDSLQVFHSKGEAYLANTVPGDHFQFLRQGYFVTDKDSTPNHIVMNRIVGLRDSWAKAQKK comes from the coding sequence TTGGAACATAAAGATATTGAAAAAACTGTAGCTCCTGAAGAAGTTGTATCTGTTAACTTTATCGAAGCTATCATCAACAAAGATAACGAAACTGGCAAATACGGTGGTCGTGTGTTAACTCGCTTCCCACCAGAACCAAATGGTTACTTACATATTGGTCATGCTAAATCTATTTGTCTTAACTTTGGTATTGGCAAACAGTACAATGGCTTAACAAATCTTCGTTTTGATGATACGAATCCTGCAAAAGAAGATGTTGAATACGTAAACTCCATCATGGAAGATGTAAAATGGCTCGGCTTTGATTGGGCTGATGAACCACGTTATGCATCTGACTATTTTGGTCAAATGTACGAATATGCTAAGAAATTAATTACTCTTGGCAAAGCGTATGTAGATGATCAAACGGCTGATGAAATTAAACAAACCCGTGGCGATTTCTCTACACCTGGTGTTAATAGCCCATACCGCGATCGTAGCGTAGAAGAAAACTTGAAACTCTTCGAAGAAATGAAAGATGGTCAATACGCTGATGGTGAAAAGGTATTGCGTGCAAAAATCGACATGGGCCATCCTAATATCGTTATGCGTGACCCTGTTCTTTATCGTATTGTAAATGCAGAACATCATAACACAGGCAATGAGTGGAAGATTTACCCTATGTATGACTTTGCTCATCCTATTGAAGATGCTATCGAACGTGTTACACACTCTATCTGTACTTTAGAGTTTGAAGTTCATCGTCCATTGTATGATTGGGTACTTGAGGATTGGGATGATACTGAAATTCCGCAACAAATTGAATTTGCTCGTTTAAATGTAACTAAAATGGTTATGTCCAAACGTAAATTGCGTGCACTTGTGGAAGCTGGTCTCGTAACTGGCTGGGATGATCCTCGTATGCCTACTATTTCTGGCTTGCGTCGTCGTGGTTATACGCCAGAAGCGATTCGTGATTTCTGTGATCGCATTGGCGTCGCTAAAGCAGATAGCGTTGTTGATATTGCTTTGCTTGAGTTCTGTATCCGTGAAGATTTGAAACTCAAAGCTACACGCCCTATGGTTGTTATTGATCCTGTGAAAGTTGTTATTACGAACTATCCAGAAGGTCAAACTGAACTATGCACAGTTGAAAATAATCCAGAAAATGAAGAGTTGGGTAATCGTGAAGTTGTATTCGGTCGTGAAATCTACATTGAACGCAATGACTTTATGGAAGAGCCAGTTAAGAAATTCTTCCGCTTGGCACCAGGTAAAGAAGTACGCTTAAAAGGTGCATACTTCATTACATGTACTGATGTTATCAAAGATGAAAATGGCAATATTACAGAAATACACTGTACATATGATCCAGAAACTAAGAGCGGCAGCGGTTGCACTCGTAAGGTAAAAGGTACATTGCATTGGGTTGAAGCATCTACTGCAGTAGATATTGAATCTCGCTTATATGATTATTTACTTAAAGAAGATTCCGATGGTAAAGACTTCTTGGGCGATTTCAACCATGACTCCTTACAAGTATTCCATAGTAAAGGGGAAGCATATCTTGCTAATACTGTACCAGGAGACCATTTCCAATTCTTGCGCCAAGGTTACTTTGTAACTGATAAAGATAGTACACCAAATCATATCGTAATGAACCGTATTGTTGGTTTACGCGATAGCTGGGCTAAGGCACAAAAAAAATAA
- a CDS encoding DUF3793 family protein, giving the protein MQQAGTIMMNSIDHIIGYHCAPAIRGIKLSNLVSIPRDMNEQIQFVLTEYNKEFNEKGLFFFELCRCKARRLLLVFREKQLRDYVRQPAVMTFLKAYGYHDRMSIMEMLEHLRYRMEASVDFPHEIGVFLGYPLKDVKYFISRRGSGYRMCGEWKVYHDVVDAKRSFLCYKACREFCQTQLMLGKTFSSLVARTA; this is encoded by the coding sequence GTGCAACAGGCAGGTACTATTATGATGAATTCAATTGACCATATCATTGGATATCATTGTGCACCGGCAATTCGAGGTATCAAACTTTCGAACTTGGTTTCTATTCCACGGGACATGAATGAACAAATCCAATTTGTATTGACAGAATATAATAAAGAGTTCAATGAAAAAGGATTGTTCTTCTTTGAATTATGTCGCTGTAAAGCGCGTAGACTATTATTGGTATTCCGTGAGAAACAATTACGAGACTATGTACGGCAACCTGCAGTAATGACATTTTTGAAAGCCTACGGTTATCATGATCGCATGAGCATTATGGAGATGCTTGAGCACCTAAGATATCGTATGGAAGCAAGTGTTGATTTTCCACATGAAATCGGCGTATTTCTAGGTTATCCATTAAAAGATGTGAAATATTTTATTTCTCGTCGTGGCAGTGGATATCGTATGTGTGGAGAGTGGAAAGTTTACCATGATGTGGTAGATGCAAAACGCTCTTTCTTATGTTACAAAGCATGTCGTGAATTTTGTCAAACTCAATTGATGTTGGGAAAAACATTTAGTTCATTGGTCGCAAGAACGGCCTAG
- a CDS encoding flavodoxin, translating into MIGVIYWSGTGNTEQMAQAVAEGIKAAGQEVEVKSVSEVSVDDAAAYEKLALGCADMGAEQLEEGEFEPFYTELEAKLGGKKVAIFGSYGWGGTWLEDWGTRIKDAGGELVADGVAILGEPDDDGKAQCEELGKTLANA; encoded by the coding sequence ATGATTGGTGTAATTTATTGGTCCGGTACAGGCAATACAGAACAAATGGCTCAAGCAGTAGCTGAAGGTATCAAAGCTGCAGGTCAAGAAGTTGAAGTGAAATCTGTTTCTGAAGTATCCGTAGATGACGCAGCAGCTTACGAAAAACTAGCTCTTGGCTGTGCTGATATGGGTGCAGAACAATTAGAAGAAGGCGAATTTGAACCATTCTACACAGAATTAGAAGCTAAATTGGGTGGTAAAAAAGTAGCAATCTTTGGCTCCTATGGTTGGGGTGGCACTTGGTTAGAAGACTGGGGCACTCGCATTAAAGACGCTGGTGGCGAATTAGTAGCTGATGGCGTGGCAATCTTGGGTGAACCTGATGATGATGGTAAAGCACAATGTGAAGAATTGGGTAAAACATTAGCAAACGCATAG
- a CDS encoding helix-turn-helix transcriptional regulator, whose translation MSTLERLKVIAHGLAIQFGPSCEVLIHDLQGDLDTSLVYIENGTITNRHVGDGPSHVVLDVLNYDDGSEGRFGYLTKTKDGRILKSSTMYIRDDNGNIEYLLGINQDITEFVMMHRSLESLIGIGQAETGTVEKITTSVSELLDDLLLEAERLVGKPGPLMNKVERLKAISYLNEKGAFLISKSSEKIAEYFNISKFTLYSDLNTVKEES comes from the coding sequence ATGAGTACATTGGAACGGCTAAAAGTAATAGCTCATGGATTGGCCATACAATTCGGACCATCTTGTGAAGTACTAATACATGACTTACAAGGAGATCTCGATACATCACTTGTATATATAGAAAATGGTACGATAACGAATCGCCATGTTGGTGATGGTCCATCACATGTGGTTTTGGATGTACTCAACTATGATGATGGTAGTGAAGGTAGATTTGGGTATCTAACAAAAACTAAGGATGGACGGATATTAAAATCCTCTACCATGTATATCCGTGATGATAATGGCAATATTGAATACCTATTAGGAATTAATCAGGATATTACAGAGTTTGTTATGATGCATCGATCACTTGAAAGTCTTATAGGGATAGGTCAAGCTGAGACTGGCACTGTTGAAAAAATTACTACAAGTGTATCGGAACTATTAGATGATTTACTACTAGAAGCAGAACGGTTAGTTGGCAAACCTGGCCCACTCATGAATAAAGTAGAGCGACTAAAAGCTATTAGCTACTTAAATGAAAAAGGGGCTTTTCTTATCTCTAAATCTTCAGAGAAGATTGCGGAGTATTTCAATATTTCTAAGTTTACTCTTTATAGTGATTTAAATACTGTAAAGGAAGAATCCTAG
- the dpaL gene encoding diaminopropionate ammonia-lyase has product MDRIQWKRNTMAPSSDKFLSVMDVREIKKAKAFHESFPQYSVTPLVSLEKLADYIGVNSLFVKDESYRFGLNAFKVLGGSYAMAKYVAQQTGKNVEDVPYDVLTSPQLKEEFGQATFFTATDGNHGRGVAWAANKLGQKAVVFMPKGSTEYRRKQIENEGATVTIEEFNYDECVRLATKKSKEVPNGVVVQDTAWEGYEEIPNWIMQGYGTMAMETANQLESENCKVPTHVFVQAGVGSLAGAVVGYFTNLYSNATKKPKLVVVEAEAAACLYKGAVADDGNPRIVEGDLETIMAGLACGEPNTVSWDILRNHADVFVSAPDWVARLGMRVGGAPIKGDTPITTGESGAVPLGLVTAIMTMPEYEDLRKELELDASSKVLCFSTEGDTDPERYKNIMWYGEDR; this is encoded by the coding sequence ATGGACCGAATTCAGTGGAAACGTAATACGATGGCACCATCTAGTGACAAGTTTTTGTCCGTTATGGATGTTAGAGAAATTAAGAAAGCTAAAGCGTTTCATGAAAGTTTTCCACAGTATAGTGTAACTCCACTAGTATCGCTAGAAAAATTAGCAGATTATATCGGTGTTAATTCTCTCTTTGTAAAAGATGAATCTTACCGCTTTGGCTTAAATGCGTTTAAGGTATTAGGCGGCTCTTATGCAATGGCAAAATATGTAGCTCAACAAACTGGTAAAAATGTTGAAGATGTACCATATGATGTATTAACTTCTCCACAATTAAAAGAAGAATTCGGACAAGCTACATTCTTTACAGCTACTGATGGTAACCACGGACGTGGCGTAGCCTGGGCTGCTAATAAATTAGGTCAAAAAGCAGTAGTATTCATGCCTAAAGGCTCTACAGAATATCGTAGAAAACAAATTGAAAATGAAGGTGCTACCGTAACGATCGAAGAATTCAACTACGATGAATGTGTACGGTTAGCAACTAAAAAATCTAAAGAAGTTCCAAATGGTGTTGTAGTTCAAGATACAGCATGGGAAGGTTACGAAGAAATTCCAAACTGGATCATGCAAGGCTATGGCACAATGGCTATGGAAACGGCAAATCAGTTAGAATCTGAAAACTGTAAGGTACCAACTCATGTATTTGTACAAGCTGGTGTAGGTTCCCTAGCAGGTGCTGTAGTAGGTTATTTTACTAATTTATACAGCAATGCAACTAAGAAACCTAAATTAGTGGTTGTAGAAGCTGAAGCAGCAGCTTGCTTATATAAAGGGGCTGTAGCTGATGATGGTAATCCTCGTATCGTTGAGGGTGATTTAGAAACAATCATGGCTGGACTTGCATGTGGTGAACCAAATACAGTTTCTTGGGATATTTTGAGAAACCATGCGGATGTATTCGTATCTGCTCCTGATTGGGTAGCAAGACTTGGGATGCGCGTTGGTGGTGCACCGATTAAAGGTGATACACCAATCACTACAGGTGAATCTGGTGCGGTTCCACTAGGTCTTGTAACGGCAATTATGACAATGCCAGAATATGAAGACTTACGCAAGGAATTAGAATTAGATGCGTCTTCAAAGGTGCTCTGCTTCTCCACTGAAGGTGATACAGACCCTGAAAGATATAAAAACATTATGTGGTATGGTGAAGATCGTTAG
- a CDS encoding YgeY family selenium metabolism-linked hydrolase, translating to MDLQAIKQAAATYGPAMTKFLREIVAFPGESAEEKEHVQRIEKEMKDLGFDEVEVDPMGNILGYMGTGKTLIAFDAHIDTVGIGNRDNWNFDPYEGFEDETKIGGRGVSDQLGGIVSAVYGAKIMKDLGLLSDKYRVLVVGTVQEEDCDGLCWEYMIKERNIRPEFVVSTEPTDGGIYRGQRGRMEIRVDVQGVSCHGSAPERGDNAIYKMADILQDIRDLNANSADESTAIKGLVKMLDPKFNPDHYEEARFLGRGTVTTSQIFYTSPSRCAVADSCAVSLDRRMTAGETWQSCLAEIEALPHVKEYGAKVSMYEYARPSWTGLTYPIECYFPTWVIPKDHKVTEALEEAYTSLYGNERIGAEDTVEMRKARPLTDKWTFSTNGVSIMGRNGIPCIGFGPGAEAQAHAPNEITWKQDLVTCAAVYALLPSVYCKD from the coding sequence ATGGATTTACAAGCAATTAAACAAGCAGCAGCAACTTATGGACCAGCGATGACCAAGTTCTTACGTGAAATCGTAGCATTCCCTGGTGAAAGTGCAGAAGAAAAAGAACACGTTCAACGCATTGAAAAAGAAATGAAAGATCTTGGCTTCGACGAAGTTGAAGTAGATCCAATGGGTAACATTCTTGGTTACATGGGTACTGGTAAAACACTTATTGCCTTCGACGCTCATATCGATACTGTAGGTATTGGTAACCGCGATAACTGGAACTTCGATCCTTATGAAGGTTTTGAAGATGAAACTAAAATCGGTGGTCGTGGTGTATCCGACCAATTAGGTGGTATCGTATCCGCTGTATACGGTGCTAAAATCATGAAAGACTTAGGTCTTTTAAGTGATAAATATCGCGTACTTGTTGTAGGTACAGTACAAGAAGAAGACTGCGATGGTCTTTGCTGGGAATACATGATTAAAGAACGTAATATTCGTCCTGAATTCGTAGTATCCACTGAACCTACTGACGGCGGTATCTACCGTGGTCAACGTGGCCGTATGGAAATCCGCGTAGATGTACAAGGTGTATCTTGCCATGGCTCTGCTCCTGAACGTGGTGACAACGCTATCTACAAAATGGCAGACATTCTTCAAGACATCCGTGACTTGAATGCTAACTCTGCTGATGAAAGCACAGCAATTAAAGGTCTTGTAAAAATGCTTGACCCTAAATTCAACCCTGACCACTACGAAGAAGCTCGCTTCTTAGGTCGCGGTACTGTAACTACTTCCCAAATCTTCTACACTTCTCCAAGCCGTTGTGCAGTAGCTGACTCTTGCGCCGTTTCCTTGGACCGTCGTATGACAGCTGGCGAAACATGGCAATCCTGCTTGGCAGAAATCGAAGCTTTACCACATGTTAAAGAATATGGTGCAAAAGTATCCATGTATGAATATGCTCGTCCATCCTGGACTGGTTTAACATATCCAATCGAATGTTACTTCCCAACTTGGGTAATCCCTAAAGATCACAAAGTAACAGAAGCTTTGGAAGAAGCATACACTAGCTTGTATGGTAACGAACGTATCGGCGCTGAAGATACAGTTGAAATGCGTAAAGCTCGCCCATTGACTGATAAATGGACATTCTCCACTAACGGCGTATCCATCATGGGCCGTAATGGTATCCCTTGCATCGGCTTCGGTCCTGGCGCAGAAGCACAAGCACATGCTCCTAACGAAATTACATGGAAACAAGACCTTGTAACATGTGCGGCTGTATATGCATTATTGCCATCCGTATACTGTAAAGACTAA
- the ygeW gene encoding knotted carbamoyltransferase YgeW, with protein MTDFNKSIETLKDLDVSKMYGEDFFLTWEKSEDELKGVWAVADALRALRERNISTKVFDSGLGISLFRDNSTRTRFSFASACNLLGLEVQDLDEGKSQIAHGETVRETANMISFMADVIGIRDDMYIGKGNAYMHQVSDAVKEGHEDGVLEQRPTLVNLQCDIDHPTQIMADAAHIIKEFGGVENLKGKKIAMTWAYSPSYGKPLSVPQGAIGLFTRLGMEVVLAHPEGYEVMPEVEEIAKKQAEESGGSFRRTNDMKDAFKDADIVYPKSWAPFGAMEKRTKLYGENDHEGIKALEKVLLEENGKHKDWACTEEMMSLTKDGKALYLHCLPADITGVSCEEGEVDATVFDRYRVPLYKEASYKPYVIAAMIFLSKFKNPVETLKELERKGTDRVQP; from the coding sequence ATGACAGACTTCAATAAAAGTATTGAAACTTTAAAAGACTTAGACGTTAGCAAAATGTACGGCGAAGATTTCTTCCTTACATGGGAAAAATCTGAAGATGAATTAAAAGGTGTTTGGGCAGTAGCAGATGCATTACGAGCTCTTAGAGAACGCAATATCTCCACTAAAGTATTCGACAGTGGCCTTGGTATTTCTTTATTCCGCGATAATTCTACAAGAACTCGTTTCTCCTTCGCTTCTGCGTGTAACTTGTTAGGTCTTGAAGTTCAAGATTTGGATGAAGGTAAATCCCAAATTGCTCACGGTGAAACAGTTCGTGAAACAGCGAATATGATCTCCTTCATGGCTGACGTTATCGGTATCCGTGATGATATGTACATCGGTAAAGGTAATGCTTACATGCATCAAGTATCTGATGCAGTTAAAGAAGGTCATGAAGATGGCGTATTAGAACAACGTCCTACACTTGTAAACTTACAATGTGATATCGACCATCCAACACAAATTATGGCTGATGCGGCTCATATCATCAAAGAATTCGGTGGTGTAGAAAATCTTAAAGGCAAAAAAATTGCTATGACTTGGGCTTACTCTCCATCTTATGGTAAACCTTTATCCGTACCTCAAGGTGCTATTGGTTTATTCACTCGTTTAGGTATGGAAGTTGTATTAGCACATCCTGAAGGCTATGAAGTAATGCCAGAAGTTGAAGAAATTGCTAAGAAACAAGCTGAAGAAAGCGGCGGTTCCTTCCGTAGAACTAACGACATGAAGGATGCTTTCAAAGATGCAGACATCGTATATCCTAAGAGCTGGGCTCCATTTGGTGCGATGGAAAAACGTACGAAATTGTATGGCGAAAACGACCATGAAGGCATTAAAGCATTAGAAAAAGTTCTTCTTGAAGAAAATGGTAAACATAAAGATTGGGCATGTACTGAAGAGATGATGAGTCTCACTAAAGACGGTAAAGCTCTTTACTTACATTGCTTACCAGCAGATATTACAGGTGTAAGTTGTGAAGAAGGCGAAGTAGACGCAACAGTATTCGATCGCTATCGCGTACCTCTTTATAAAGAAGCAAGCTACAAACCATATGTTATTGCAGCTATGATCTTCTTAAGCAAATTTAAGAATCCTGTAGAAACCTTAAAAGAATTAGAACGGAAGGGAACTGACCGAGTTCAACCGTAA